One Candidatus Woesearchaeota archaeon DNA window includes the following coding sequences:
- the hxsB gene encoding His-Xaa-Ser system radical SAM maturase HxsB has protein sequence MNSGTMRSHQDPRAGRIPNSYRTRKIGDRYLLTTEHGQWVMLTEKDFRAMRVGKEPEDIHKALYEKGILIDEGNIERITDHYRQKSKFLFNGTSLHILVVTESCNNRCAYCHASAKAGRELNMDRDIAKKTVDFIFQSPTRMMNVEFQGGETLMNFETIKFIVEYSEEKNKKAGKKIEYSIVSNLNTLNDGIIDYCKRHDVNICTSLDGPKEIHDCNRRCLIAESSYERTTQGMKRLTEKGFKPGALTTVTRKSLNDPKGIIDEYVKQGKKSIHLRNVNKLGYAARVWEDVGYSAEEFIEFWKKGMDYILELNKKGTLMTERIVMIFLKKIFTNSDPNYLDIRSPCGAVIGMMSYGINGDIYSCDEGRMISEPLFRIGNVKKDAYDGIIKAKTTASLISASLTDTKFCDTCAYKPYCGICPVLLYAKDNTLIGKITASDKCKIQMAQLDYIFDKLANDKKASEIFIGWLDTEYKGKDLNKHEA, from the coding sequence ATGAATTCAGGAACCATGCGCTCGCATCAGGATCCTAGAGCAGGGCGCATCCCAAACAGCTACAGGACAAGGAAGATAGGCGACAGATACCTGCTGACCACAGAACACGGGCAATGGGTGATGCTCACAGAGAAGGACTTCAGGGCCATGAGAGTGGGGAAAGAACCTGAAGATATACACAAAGCGCTCTATGAAAAAGGAATACTTATCGACGAGGGTAATATCGAGAGGATAACCGACCACTACAGGCAGAAGAGCAAGTTCCTGTTCAACGGCACATCACTGCATATACTCGTAGTCACAGAAAGCTGCAACAACCGGTGCGCTTACTGCCATGCCTCTGCAAAGGCAGGCCGAGAGCTCAATATGGATAGGGATATCGCAAAAAAGACAGTCGATTTCATTTTCCAGAGCCCTACCAGGATGATGAATGTCGAGTTCCAAGGAGGGGAGACGCTGATGAACTTCGAAACAATAAAGTTCATCGTAGAATATTCTGAAGAAAAGAACAAAAAAGCAGGGAAAAAAATTGAATATTCAATAGTGTCAAACCTCAATACACTCAATGATGGGATTATCGACTACTGCAAGAGGCATGATGTCAACATATGCACATCCCTCGACGGGCCGAAGGAGATACATGACTGCAACAGAAGATGCCTGATTGCAGAGAGCAGCTATGAGAGGACCACCCAGGGCATGAAAAGGCTGACAGAAAAAGGCTTCAAGCCGGGTGCTCTCACAACAGTCACACGGAAATCACTGAATGACCCAAAAGGGATAATTGACGAGTATGTCAAACAGGGGAAAAAAAGCATACATCTGAGGAATGTCAACAAGCTCGGATATGCAGCCCGAGTCTGGGAAGATGTCGGGTACAGTGCAGAGGAATTCATAGAGTTCTGGAAAAAAGGCATGGATTATATCCTCGAACTCAACAAAAAGGGAACACTCATGACGGAAAGGATCGTGATGATATTCCTTAAGAAAATCTTCACAAACTCAGACCCCAATTACCTTGATATAAGAAGCCCGTGCGGCGCAGTCATAGGAATGATGTCATACGGGATCAACGGGGACATATATTCATGCGACGAGGGAAGGATGATATCAGAGCCACTGTTCAGGATAGGGAATGTAAAAAAAGATGCATATGATGGAATAATCAAGGCAAAAACCACAGCATCACTGATATCCGCATCACTGACTGACACAAAGTTCTGCGACACGTGCGCATACAAACCATACTGCGGGATATGCCCTGTGCTCCTGTATGCAAAGGACAACACACTCATAGGCAAGATCACAGCATCAGACAAATGCAAGATACAGATGGCACAGCTTGATTACATCTTCGATAAGCTGGCAAATGACAAAAAGGCATCAGAGATATTCATTGGATGGCTGGACACTGAATACAAAGGAAAAGATTTAAATAAGCATGAGGCTTAG
- a CDS encoding PadR family transcriptional regulator codes for MKEDTTRLILLGILNRQAMSGYDIKKTLKAHGHMIDLSFSTLYSSMKKLEKEGLITRFKEVESNRPTKLIYSINPKGKEELESAIIRTFSRPGMPEEEFNAALYFSEIISPKELKNALEHRHGELKKMKETIDRCCHKGKGIGLLHERALIHLKAEEQWIIKAKGQLK; via the coding sequence ATGAAGGAGGACACGACAAGACTAATCCTGCTTGGGATCCTGAACAGGCAAGCCATGTCAGGGTATGACATCAAGAAGACCCTGAAAGCACACGGCCACATGATAGACCTGTCATTCTCGACATTATACAGCTCAATGAAAAAGCTTGAGAAAGAGGGCCTGATAACAAGGTTCAAGGAAGTGGAGAGCAACAGGCCAACAAAACTGATATACAGTATCAATCCAAAAGGGAAAGAAGAGCTGGAGAGCGCCATAATAAGGACATTCTCGAGGCCGGGCATGCCGGAAGAAGAGTTCAATGCTGCACTGTACTTCTCAGAAATCATCAGCCCAAAAGAACTGAAGAACGCCTTGGAACACAGGCATGGAGAGCTCAAGAAGATGAAAGAGACAATCGACAGATGCTGCCATAAGGGCAAAGGCATCGGACTGCTGCACGAAAGGGCACTGATACACCTGAAAGCAGAGGAGCAATGGATAATAAAGGCAAAGGGGCAACTAAAATGA
- a CDS encoding ABC transporter ATP-binding protein, translating into MKNTKPIIELKNVWKTFTMGENQVHALRGINLKVMPGEFVAIKGPSGSGKSTAMNLVGALDVPTRGTVLLEGDDISEMEESDLAQIRGKKIGFIFQKFNLISTLTALENVMLPMTFQGTPKEERVKKATKLLEMVGLGDRTDHKPGELSGGQNQRVAIARALVNNPDVILADEPTGNLDSRSGENVLSFLEELHDKQNKTIVMVTHDDELAEYAERIEYLRDGTIISTTKGKNHARGHNSKSKKKVRK; encoded by the coding sequence ATGAAGAACACAAAACCCATAATAGAACTGAAAAATGTCTGGAAAACATTCACGATGGGGGAAAACCAAGTGCATGCGCTCAGAGGGATAAACCTCAAGGTGATGCCAGGAGAATTCGTGGCAATAAAGGGGCCGAGCGGATCAGGAAAAAGCACTGCAATGAACCTTGTCGGAGCGCTTGATGTCCCGACAAGAGGGACTGTGCTGCTCGAAGGCGATGACATATCAGAGATGGAAGAGAGCGACCTTGCACAGATAAGGGGGAAGAAGATAGGATTCATATTCCAGAAATTCAACCTGATATCGACCCTCACAGCACTGGAGAATGTGATGCTGCCGATGACATTCCAGGGCACACCAAAAGAAGAAAGGGTGAAGAAGGCCACAAAGCTCCTCGAGATGGTAGGACTCGGAGACAGGACAGACCACAAGCCAGGGGAGCTCTCAGGGGGACAGAACCAAAGAGTCGCAATAGCAAGAGCCCTCGTCAATAACCCTGATGTCATACTCGCGGACGAACCAACAGGGAACCTTGACTCAAGAAGCGGAGAAAATGTGCTCAGCTTCCTTGAAGAGCTACATGACAAACAGAACAAGACCATAGTCATGGTCACCCATGATGATGAACTGGCAGAATATGCAGAGAGGATAGAATACCTCAGGGACGGAACCATAATATCGACAACAAAAGGAAAAAACCATGCCAGAGGACACAACTCAAAATCAAAGAAAAAGGTGAGAAAATGA
- a CDS encoding COG1361 S-layer family protein translates to MKKLFVYAMISMVLIASALALTAGTDLELRDKADWDETPVVQKFVNQDPDPAEPGQYVELRWKIENNGDETANNVIVELIPEYPFSLDPNQEAVQRIGSLTAGQNTRDAVIVKYKVRVDKDAVEGDNEIRLRYRWGSYEWIEEEFAVAVQTRDASLSIEKIETYPQNLVPGKTANIKIHVKNLADSVIKDVTLKLDLALSTVTMATGETGNAAYSDLLPFAPVNSATEKRIRYVNPGETAIFEYEIIAYPDAESRVYKIPIQLKYYDELEKEYTKNDIIGISVGDEPEMTMVVDGQTIYGEGERGEVLVKIVNMGTNDLKFMNMIVRPSEDFELFGPDSIYIGKVDSDDYETVSLDIFVKDIKDDMLVLPLELKYRDSNNNEFFDEVMLAVDMYGSGEVKEYGLRQSSPIVGFLIIIVIVVVGIFAYRYCKKKKCLNGKKKKSE, encoded by the coding sequence ATGAAAAAACTGTTCGTATATGCAATGATTTCGATGGTGCTGATCGCATCAGCACTCGCCCTGACTGCAGGCACAGACCTGGAACTGAGGGATAAGGCAGACTGGGATGAAACCCCGGTAGTGCAGAAATTCGTCAACCAGGACCCTGACCCAGCAGAACCAGGACAATATGTGGAACTGAGATGGAAGATCGAGAACAATGGGGATGAGACTGCAAATAATGTGATAGTCGAGCTTATCCCGGAATACCCATTCAGCCTCGACCCCAACCAGGAAGCGGTGCAGAGGATCGGATCACTGACTGCAGGACAGAATACGAGAGATGCAGTGATAGTGAAGTACAAAGTGAGGGTCGACAAGGATGCAGTTGAAGGAGACAATGAGATAAGGCTGAGATACAGGTGGGGAAGCTATGAATGGATAGAAGAAGAATTCGCTGTCGCAGTCCAGACCAGAGACGCAAGCCTGAGCATCGAGAAAATCGAGACATACCCGCAAAACCTGGTGCCAGGAAAGACAGCAAACATTAAGATACATGTGAAGAACCTGGCTGACTCAGTGATCAAGGATGTCACACTGAAGCTGGACCTCGCACTCTCGACTGTGACTATGGCTACCGGCGAAACAGGCAATGCAGCATACAGCGACCTGCTCCCGTTCGCGCCAGTGAACTCAGCAACAGAGAAGAGGATAAGATATGTCAATCCAGGAGAAACAGCGATATTCGAGTATGAGATAATAGCCTACCCTGATGCAGAATCAAGAGTCTACAAGATCCCCATACAGCTGAAGTACTATGACGAGCTGGAAAAGGAATACACAAAGAATGACATCATAGGCATAAGCGTGGGAGATGAGCCTGAGATGACAATGGTTGTCGATGGACAGACAATATATGGGGAAGGCGAGAGAGGAGAAGTGCTTGTCAAGATAGTGAACATGGGCACAAATGACCTCAAGTTCATGAACATGATCGTCAGGCCATCAGAAGACTTCGAGCTCTTCGGCCCTGATTCCATCTATATAGGAAAAGTGGATTCAGATGACTATGAGACAGTATCCCTGGATATCTTCGTGAAGGACATCAAAGATGATATGCTAGTCCTGCCACTGGAGCTCAAATACAGGGACAGCAACAACAACGAGTTCTTCGATGAGGTCATGCTGGCAGTGGACATGTACGGCTCAGGAGAAGTCAAGGAATACGGGCTAAGGCAAAGCAGCCCTATTGTGGGATTCCTCATAATAATAGTGATAGTTGTTGTGGGGATATTCGCATACAGGTACTGCAAGAAAAAGAAATGCCTGAACGGGAAAAAGAAAAAGAGCGAATGA
- a CDS encoding ABC transporter permease: protein MRNKMWDYLAIGCKNITKRRTRSWLTMIGIFIGIAAVVALVSLGQGMNKAIYEQFELLGIDKITVQPGGMFGAPGSDTISGSLSEDDVDLIEKIKGVKLASGMAFRIDAIEFEDEVYYAWTMGLPMEKDEFDLFIGNFDIDAEEGRMLKDSDTGKIAIGYNYRFKKVFEDQVMVGDKLRIQGKEWEVVGIASQIGNPQDDTNIYIPKDEYNVIYDLDDQVDYLIAQVEPGESPGAIAKEIERKMRKDRGEEIGEESFQVATIEDLIATFNTILGAVQAVLIGIAAISLIVGGIGIMNTMYTAVLERTSEIGIMKAIGARNEDIKKIFLVESGLLGLVGGAIGIILGLMMAKGVEMLIRNAWGITYLKPYFSPIMIIGALLFSFLIGSASGYFPAKQAANMHPVDAIRYD, encoded by the coding sequence ATGAGGAACAAGATGTGGGATTATCTCGCCATAGGATGCAAGAACATCACCAAGCGCAGGACAAGAAGCTGGCTCACCATGATAGGCATCTTCATCGGGATAGCTGCAGTAGTGGCGCTTGTCTCACTGGGCCAAGGAATGAACAAAGCCATATACGAACAGTTCGAGCTCCTCGGCATAGACAAGATCACAGTGCAGCCGGGCGGGATGTTCGGAGCCCCTGGAAGCGATACAATATCCGGCTCATTGAGCGAGGATGATGTGGATCTCATCGAGAAGATAAAAGGAGTGAAACTTGCGTCAGGCATGGCATTCAGGATAGATGCAATTGAGTTCGAGGATGAGGTGTATTATGCCTGGACAATGGGGCTTCCCATGGAAAAGGATGAATTCGACCTGTTCATCGGCAACTTTGACATAGATGCAGAAGAAGGAAGGATGCTCAAGGACAGCGATACAGGGAAGATAGCGATAGGCTACAACTACAGGTTCAAGAAAGTGTTCGAGGACCAAGTCATGGTCGGGGACAAGCTCAGGATACAAGGGAAGGAATGGGAAGTTGTCGGGATTGCAAGCCAGATAGGGAACCCGCAGGATGACACAAACATCTACATACCGAAAGATGAATACAATGTAATCTATGATCTGGATGACCAAGTGGATTATCTGATCGCACAGGTAGAACCAGGAGAGAGCCCCGGAGCGATCGCAAAAGAGATAGAGAGAAAGATGAGAAAAGACAGGGGAGAAGAGATAGGGGAAGAGAGCTTCCAGGTAGCGACAATAGAAGACCTAATAGCAACATTCAACACAATACTCGGGGCAGTGCAGGCAGTCCTCATCGGGATTGCAGCCATATCACTGATTGTCGGCGGCATAGGCATAATGAACACGATGTACACAGCAGTCCTGGAAAGGACAAGCGAAATAGGCATAATGAAAGCCATAGGAGCAAGAAATGAGGATATCAAAAAAATATTCCTCGTCGAATCAGGGCTCCTGGGGCTTGTGGGAGGAGCGATAGGCATAATCCTCGGGCTGATGATGGCCAAGGGGGTCGAGATGCTTATAAGAAATGCATGGGGCATAACATACCTAAAACCATACTTCTCTCCGATAATGATAATAGGGGCATTGCTGTTCTCATTCCTGATAGGCTCAGCATCAGGATATTTCCCAGCAAAGCAGGCAGCAAACATGCACCCAGTAGATGCAATAAGGTATGACTAA
- a CDS encoding ABC transporter permease, which yields MIADYFKLSSQNLRKRGKRTFLTLIGIFIGIAAVVGLMALGQGLQNTIMSQLSVIGGDRITIQKSGSFGPPGSGTSQTDVTMDDVELIRRVKGVDGVAFMLLEADSAEFRGKKIYTLIQGIPEGEDRRILEGTTLLQTETGRFLRKGDKYKAVVGYRFNSEEIFDRKLVPGDKIKMLDHDFEIIGVRKSLGNPMFDGIILIPIDTLKEITGEKEKVSVIMAAAKKGEDINRVADRIEEAMRKDRGLEEGKENFQVSTSQDTLETFSTILLIVQGIIIGIAAISLIVGGIGIMNTMYTAVLERTNEIGIMKAIGARNSDIMLIFLIEAGLLGTVGGVIGVLIGVGLSKAVEIGAKIGLGPGILTADYPAFLIIGALLFSFLIGSLSGLLPARQASRMNPVDSLRYE from the coding sequence ATGATAGCAGACTATTTCAAATTATCATCCCAGAACCTCAGGAAGAGGGGGAAAAGGACATTCCTCACACTCATAGGGATATTCATAGGCATAGCTGCAGTTGTCGGACTCATGGCGCTAGGACAAGGCCTGCAGAACACAATAATGAGCCAGCTATCTGTCATAGGCGGCGACAGGATAACAATACAGAAAAGCGGAAGCTTCGGGCCTCCGGGATCAGGGACAAGCCAAACAGATGTGACCATGGATGATGTAGAGCTGATAAGGAGAGTGAAAGGGGTGGATGGGGTGGCCTTCATGCTGCTTGAAGCAGACTCTGCAGAATTCAGGGGAAAAAAGATCTACACACTGATACAGGGGATACCAGAAGGAGAAGACCGCCGAATACTGGAAGGGACTACACTCCTGCAGACAGAAACCGGGAGATTCCTCAGAAAAGGAGACAAGTACAAAGCAGTTGTCGGATACAGGTTCAACAGCGAAGAGATATTCGACCGAAAGCTCGTACCGGGCGACAAGATAAAAATGCTGGACCATGACTTTGAGATAATAGGCGTGAGGAAGTCCCTTGGCAACCCCATGTTCGACGGGATAATACTCATACCGATAGACACACTTAAGGAGATCACAGGAGAAAAAGAAAAAGTCTCTGTAATAATGGCTGCAGCAAAAAAAGGAGAGGACATAAACAGAGTTGCAGACAGGATAGAGGAAGCCATGCGAAAAGACCGAGGGCTTGAAGAAGGAAAAGAAAATTTCCAGGTGTCAACATCGCAGGACACTCTGGAGACATTCAGCACTATACTGCTCATAGTCCAAGGCATAATAATAGGCATCGCCGCCATATCCTTGATTGTCGGCGGCATAGGCATAATGAACACAATGTACACAGCAGTCCTGGAAAGAACAAACGAGATCGGCATAATGAAAGCTATAGGCGCAAGGAACAGCGACATAATGCTCATATTCCTCATCGAGGCAGGGCTTCTTGGAACTGTCGGAGGAGTGATAGGCGTGCTTATCGGAGTCGGATTGAGCAAAGCTGTCGAGATAGGGGCAAAAATAGGGCTAGGCCCTGGGATATTGACAGCAGATTACCCGGCATTCCTGATAATCGGAGCATTATTATTCTCATTCCTGATAGGATCGCTGTCAGGGCTGCTGCCTGCAAGACAGGCATCAAGGATGAACCCGGTAGATTCACTTAGATATGAATAG
- a CDS encoding aminopeptidase, with product MDPRVERLAKIVVGHSCKVKRGDTVLISGSEDAIPLIKAIYKEVLLAGGLPRSNVIFNGRSYIYYKHADMKQINNFPQIDYYEVRNTDCIIYIRSGNNKKELSNVDEKKLAARARVLHKIGTYRVNNTRWCLVPYPTTAYAQDADMSLDEFEDYVYRACNVDYAAMTRKWQKLKQIMDRGDEVRITGLETNLTFSIKGRVAIANMGEYNVPDGEVFTAPVENTANGEILFDYPAIYNNKEVDMVRLKFRDGKCIKATAAKNEGYLNSVLNTDKGARYLGELGIGVNFNIDRFIKDILFDEKIGGTVHLALGQSYKWCKGKNDSAVHWDMIKDLRKDGKVTIDGRTILQNGKFRI from the coding sequence ATGGACCCAAGAGTAGAAAGGCTAGCAAAAATTGTCGTCGGACATTCATGCAAGGTAAAAAGAGGAGACACTGTACTGATATCAGGGAGCGAAGATGCCATCCCGCTCATCAAGGCCATATACAAAGAAGTGCTGCTGGCAGGGGGGCTTCCGAGATCGAATGTCATATTCAACGGGAGATCATACATATACTACAAGCATGCAGACATGAAACAGATAAACAACTTCCCGCAGATCGACTATTATGAAGTCAGGAACACAGACTGCATAATATACATAAGGAGCGGGAACAACAAGAAAGAGCTCTCCAATGTAGACGAGAAGAAACTTGCTGCGAGGGCAAGAGTCCTGCATAAGATAGGGACATACAGGGTCAACAATACAAGATGGTGCCTTGTGCCATATCCCACAACAGCATATGCGCAGGATGCAGACATGTCACTGGACGAATTCGAGGATTATGTGTACAGGGCCTGCAATGTGGACTATGCAGCAATGACAAGGAAGTGGCAGAAGCTCAAGCAGATAATGGACAGGGGAGACGAAGTTAGGATAACCGGTCTTGAGACAAACCTGACATTCAGCATAAAGGGAAGGGTCGCAATAGCAAACATGGGAGAATACAATGTGCCAGACGGAGAAGTCTTCACAGCACCTGTCGAGAACACAGCGAACGGCGAGATACTCTTCGATTATCCGGCAATCTACAACAACAAGGAAGTTGACATGGTCAGGCTCAAGTTCAGGGACGGGAAATGCATAAAAGCCACAGCAGCAAAGAATGAAGGATACTTAAATTCAGTGCTCAATACAGACAAGGGCGCAAGATATCTCGGCGAACTCGGGATAGGGGTCAATTTCAACATCGACAGATTCATAAAGGACATACTGTTCGACGAGAAAATAGGCGGAACAGTGCATCTTGCGCTCGGACAAAGCTACAAGTGGTGCAAAGGGAAGAATGACAGCGCAGTGCACTGGGACATGATAAAAGACCTGCGAAAAGACGGGAAAGTTACAATAGACGGAAGGACAATACTCCAGAACGGAAAGTTCAGGATATGA